A genome region from Nitrospirota bacterium includes the following:
- the metG gene encoding methionine--tRNA ligase — MPKTFYITTPIYYVNDVPHIGHAYTTVAADVLARYRRLRGDDVFFLTGLDEHGQKVQQAAAKAGVDPQTHCDRLAPQFKNLWQKLNIWNNGFIRTTDVRHKRIVQQHLQELFDKQLIYKADYTGWYCTFDERFWTEKDVVDGLCPDCKRPVEQLSEHNYFFKMGQYQDRLIDHIKAHENFIRPESRRNEVLGFLQTQKLGDLSISRPKSRLSWGIELPFDKDYVTYVWFDALVNYISALEYLVKDGNGSRFWPATIHLIGKDILTTHAVYWSTMLMALDLLLPQTIFAHGWWTVNGEKMSKSRGNVVDPYAIVDEFGADAFRYFLLREVPFGQDGDFSREALIGRINSELANGIGNLLSRTLTLIERNTGGRIPAPISSAETALESELRQACLDLLDKHFPEAMQRLEFNRALEAIWRVVQLANQYADKTAPWNLAKQPENAQRLHTVLYHMAETLRILSLCLSPFMPDTANGMNHRLGLRDRYDDYAHLSIDWSWGSSGRLDPGLEIRKGHVLFPRIELKPQGAAPVSTEQSTSPTPSSSPTTAPATSPQPAPAAPATDQISIDEFMKIQLKTATVLTAERVPKSEKLLKLQVDLGGEQRQIVAGIGKKYEPEHLIGKRIVIVANLKPAKLMGIESQGMVLAAGDKDVGGLVTVIEDVPPGTKVK, encoded by the coding sequence ATGCCGAAGACTTTCTACATCACGACGCCGATCTATTACGTCAACGACGTGCCCCATATCGGACATGCCTATACCACCGTGGCCGCCGACGTGCTCGCCCGCTACCGGCGACTCCGTGGCGATGACGTGTTTTTCCTGACCGGCCTAGACGAACATGGACAAAAAGTCCAGCAGGCTGCAGCCAAGGCCGGGGTCGACCCGCAAACCCATTGCGACCGCCTCGCCCCCCAGTTCAAGAACCTCTGGCAGAAGCTCAACATCTGGAATAACGGTTTCATCAGAACCACAGATGTCAGGCACAAACGGATAGTCCAACAACATCTTCAGGAATTATTCGACAAGCAATTGATTTACAAGGCTGACTACACCGGATGGTATTGCACATTCGACGAGCGTTTTTGGACCGAAAAAGATGTTGTGGATGGCCTCTGTCCTGATTGCAAACGCCCAGTCGAACAGCTCAGTGAGCACAATTATTTCTTCAAGATGGGGCAGTATCAGGACCGCCTGATCGACCACATCAAGGCCCACGAAAACTTTATCCGCCCCGAGTCACGCCGTAACGAAGTACTGGGATTCCTCCAGACTCAAAAGCTCGGCGACCTCTCCATCTCGCGGCCGAAATCCCGGCTCTCCTGGGGTATCGAACTCCCCTTCGACAAAGACTACGTCACCTATGTCTGGTTCGATGCGTTGGTAAATTACATCTCTGCTTTGGAGTACCTGGTCAAAGATGGAAACGGCTCGCGCTTCTGGCCCGCCACGATCCATTTGATCGGCAAGGATATCCTCACCACCCACGCGGTCTACTGGTCCACCATGCTCATGGCGCTGGATCTGCTCCTGCCCCAAACCATCTTCGCCCACGGTTGGTGGACCGTGAACGGCGAGAAGATGTCCAAGAGCCGCGGGAACGTGGTGGATCCCTATGCCATCGTGGACGAGTTCGGCGCGGATGCCTTCCGGTATTTTCTGCTGCGCGAAGTTCCGTTCGGACAAGACGGCGACTTTTCCAGGGAGGCATTGATCGGCCGCATCAATAGTGAGTTGGCGAACGGCATCGGAAATCTTCTCAGCCGAACATTGACCTTGATCGAACGGAATACGGGTGGCCGCATCCCAGCACCCATTTCATCAGCAGAAACCGCGCTCGAATCAGAACTGCGCCAGGCCTGCCTCGATCTGCTCGACAAGCACTTCCCTGAAGCTATGCAACGATTGGAATTCAATCGAGCACTGGAAGCAATCTGGCGCGTCGTGCAACTCGCCAATCAATACGCCGACAAAACCGCTCCCTGGAATTTGGCCAAGCAGCCGGAGAACGCCCAGCGCTTACACACGGTGCTGTACCACATGGCCGAAACATTGCGGATATTGAGCCTATGCCTCTCCCCGTTTATGCCCGACACGGCAAACGGGATGAACCACCGGCTAGGGTTGCGAGACCGATATGATGATTATGCCCACTTATCCATAGACTGGTCGTGGGGATCATCGGGACGCCTCGATCCCGGCCTAGAGATTCGAAAGGGTCACGTCTTGTTCCCTCGCATCGAATTGAAACCACAAGGAGCAGCACCCGTGAGCACTGAACAATCCACGTCTCCGACACCTTCATCGTCTCCGACCACGGCCCCGGCCACATCGCCACAGCCAGCGCCTGCCGCCCCGGCAACTGATCAGATTTCCATCGACGAGTTCATGAAGATTCAACTCAAGACCGCGACGGTCCTGACCGCCGAGCGGGTCCCCAAGTCCGAGAAGCTGCTCAAGCTGCAAGTGGACCTGGGCGGCGAGCAGCGCCAGATCGTGGCCGGCATCGGCAAGAAGTACGAACCGGAGCACCTGATCGGCAAACGGATCGTGATCGTGGCCAACTTGAAGCCGGCCAAGCTGATGGGAATCGAATCGCAAGGGATGGTCCTGGCGGCCGGCGACAAGGATGTCGGCGGGCTCGTGACGGTCATTGAAGACGTGCCGCCCGGCACGAAGGTGAAGTGA